In Xiphophorus couchianus chromosome 24, X_couchianus-1.0, whole genome shotgun sequence, a single genomic region encodes these proteins:
- the LOC114140763 gene encoding ankyrin repeat domain-containing protein SOWAHA isoform X2, with the protein MMGDVTEESLLNYFFSAGGNSGRVKNADMLKTFKPFIGHSDPQLRAKYREEFKLIIDRIAVVKSENGEKYLVLKKKYRNLLQERDTRHHETDGNAQRNQSLARVTAAAQWEAMDILTSSPSKKEEQDEPMSCGEPDEEEQQAGTDSVHHFSHPPSAAHINDPSALNNGEDELDRDSTSKSESEHDEESTGSMGSASVALDPTEKEWIYHAASARVPDLSQLLMQEPSLANKKDFTSFTALHWAAKHGNENMAVLVADAGADVNTKSHGGYTPLHIAALHGHRHILDLLIGTYGAKENVRDYSGRLPGHYLNIKDPEGPQEDCDLQFQVAQARERNKNRKLVSLFHSKKKWGSAEELAPIEEERTASHQLALPPFRPRKFSR; encoded by the exons ATGATGGGTGATGTGACTGAGGAGTCGCTGTTGAATTATTTCTTCTCTGCCGGTGGGAACTCCGGCAGAGTGAAAAATGCAGATATGCTGAAGACGTTTAAGCCCTTCATTGGCCACAGTGACCCGCAGTTACGCG CTAAATACAGAGAGGAATTCAAGCTAATCATCGACAGAATTGCTGTGGTGAAGTCAGAGAAT GGAGAGAAATATCTCGTCCTAAAGAAGAAGTACAGAAACTTGCTGCAGGAGCGAGACACCAGACATCATGAGACAGACGGAAACGCTCAGAGAAATCAGAGCCTGGCCAGAGTCACAGCCGCTGCGCAGTGGGAGGCGATGGACATCCTGACATCATCTCCTTCCAAGAAAGAAGAGCAGGACGAGCCAATGTCATGTGGAGAGCCTGATGAAGAG GAACAGCAGGCTGGAACAGACAGTGTTCATCACTTTTCACACCCACCTTCTGCTGCCCACATCAATGATCCCTCAGCACTAAACAACGGGGAGGATGAGCTGGACAGAGATTCAACATCAAAG tccGAGTCGGAACATGACGAGGAGTCCACTGGCAGCATGGGCTCCGCTTCTGTCGCC ctgGATCCTACAGAGAAAGAGTGGATCTACCACGCTGCCAGCGCTCGAGTGCCTGACCTCTCGCAGTTGCTCATGCAGGAACCCTCACTGGCAAATAAAAAG GACTTCACCTCT TTT ACCGCTCTGCACTGGGCCGCCAAACACGGCAACGAGAACATGGCCGTTCTAGTGGCTGACGCTGGAGCAGATGTCAACACTAAATCT CAT GGG GGATACACACCTCTGCACATTGCAGCGTTGCATGGTCATCGTCACATTCTTGATCTACTCATTGGAACTTATG GGGCAAAAGAAAACGTCCGAGACTACAGCGGCCGTCTTCCCGGCCATTATCTGAACATCAAAGACCCTGAAGGTCCCCAGGAGGACTGCGACCTGC AATTTCAAGTCGCTCAGGCCAGGGAGAGGAACAAGAACAGGAAGTTGGTGTCGTTGTTTCACTCCAAGAAGAAGTGGGGCTCAGCGGAGGAGCTGGCTCCGATAGAGGAGGAGAGGACAGCGTCGCATCAGCTCGCCCTTCCTCCTTTCAGGCCCAGAAAGTTCTCCCGCtga
- the LOC114140763 gene encoding ankyrin repeat domain-containing protein SOWAHA isoform X1: protein MMGDVTEESLLNYFFSAGGNSGRVKNADMLKTFKPFIGHSDPQLRAKYREEFKLIIDRIAVVKSENGEKYLVLKKKYRNLLQERDTRHHETDGNAQRNQSLARVTAAAQWEAMDILTSSPSKKEEQDEPMSCGEPDEEEQQAGTDSVHHFSHPPSAAHINDPSALNNGEDELDRDSTSKSESEHDEESTGSMGSASVALDPTEKEWIYHAASARVPDLSQLLMQEPSLANKKDFTSVFTALHWAAKHGNENMAVLVADAGADVNTKSHGGYTPLHIAALHGHRHILDLLIGTYGAKENVRDYSGRLPGHYLNIKDPEGPQEDCDLQFQVAQARERNKNRKLVSLFHSKKKWGSAEELAPIEEERTASHQLALPPFRPRKFSR, encoded by the exons ATGATGGGTGATGTGACTGAGGAGTCGCTGTTGAATTATTTCTTCTCTGCCGGTGGGAACTCCGGCAGAGTGAAAAATGCAGATATGCTGAAGACGTTTAAGCCCTTCATTGGCCACAGTGACCCGCAGTTACGCG CTAAATACAGAGAGGAATTCAAGCTAATCATCGACAGAATTGCTGTGGTGAAGTCAGAGAAT GGAGAGAAATATCTCGTCCTAAAGAAGAAGTACAGAAACTTGCTGCAGGAGCGAGACACCAGACATCATGAGACAGACGGAAACGCTCAGAGAAATCAGAGCCTGGCCAGAGTCACAGCCGCTGCGCAGTGGGAGGCGATGGACATCCTGACATCATCTCCTTCCAAGAAAGAAGAGCAGGACGAGCCAATGTCATGTGGAGAGCCTGATGAAGAG GAACAGCAGGCTGGAACAGACAGTGTTCATCACTTTTCACACCCACCTTCTGCTGCCCACATCAATGATCCCTCAGCACTAAACAACGGGGAGGATGAGCTGGACAGAGATTCAACATCAAAG tccGAGTCGGAACATGACGAGGAGTCCACTGGCAGCATGGGCTCCGCTTCTGTCGCC ctgGATCCTACAGAGAAAGAGTGGATCTACCACGCTGCCAGCGCTCGAGTGCCTGACCTCTCGCAGTTGCTCATGCAGGAACCCTCACTGGCAAATAAAAAG GACTTCACCTCT GTCTTT ACCGCTCTGCACTGGGCCGCCAAACACGGCAACGAGAACATGGCCGTTCTAGTGGCTGACGCTGGAGCAGATGTCAACACTAAATCT CAT GGG GGATACACACCTCTGCACATTGCAGCGTTGCATGGTCATCGTCACATTCTTGATCTACTCATTGGAACTTATG GGGCAAAAGAAAACGTCCGAGACTACAGCGGCCGTCTTCCCGGCCATTATCTGAACATCAAAGACCCTGAAGGTCCCCAGGAGGACTGCGACCTGC AATTTCAAGTCGCTCAGGCCAGGGAGAGGAACAAGAACAGGAAGTTGGTGTCGTTGTTTCACTCCAAGAAGAAGTGGGGCTCAGCGGAGGAGCTGGCTCCGATAGAGGAGGAGAGGACAGCGTCGCATCAGCTCGCCCTTCCTCCTTTCAGGCCCAGAAAGTTCTCCCGCtga